One window of the Podospora pseudopauciseta strain CBS 411.78 chromosome 4, whole genome shotgun sequence genome contains the following:
- a CDS encoding hypothetical protein (EggNog:ENOG503NTXS) — MATSPYPNSDPPQPPPPPRDRDTDTDTGTGTGTGTGTDDTTDNTMGIVDVVGSSPPGDDIRCCCGREDCVYLRHNCSVLLSVERDVHAAAKMGQTLLARHEAYMASAERDRAELNARIEQLEAENAELERKNREVNHDNHNLRDELDHLNDTVKDADTKIEFLERTLRDAQREVRRLESAAQRAASLERQIELLEEEQATLQAAVITTKDEARTAIHRWKQAEKGLSDLQAQLERMEKEAREDRERHVEVISRMERQRLMEKELNTAAGRLKGAAAVRSMTDSKNSGNVVSHFVRDLLQDNANLQLGMAELREMLVNSNDEIQMLREQLLCHQPAPLPNDFEREPETPAEETPQAGTSPQSLRAELEGHEQPPPRVTQQLHIHHHYHVTHKQELKRMRKKRQGISSGTFTPPKMYSAPSSPVTSSIIWHRGPVNGNHEPPTPSEHHWSRQDDENPSEFGHSSEISSPRSSNNRNSVFDRMVDVSYPTSPTTSLDPTSPAWKTAHRKRTSEWSMFPIDASSTWNGLPPTNPHPLTNFVRCGERSPSTPRRVQDDGTQTYSDAGSTDAGDLISPHSKHFDSQVLQRPGGRLRRVTSQESIMSLSNGMDIHTLQARPSQLALKPLGLSAAGTNLSEVIASPTLTSGSSDGKRGSVFLMGNLANQVRQPANRTVSTPTRSGNERLHPGIRRTPSALGRLVSWRPWGGNTAPTSPVATPPPPPPTLIATSTAIPAFGLAVTSPTVSVSSVPKSPEGSVSSSGTFRGTGINQKGVIPGFNEYWAKHQVLRRPTSKVCLEGDRLGAVEEGLREALEPMVEE, encoded by the exons ATGGCAACAAGCCCCTACCCAAACTCCGATCCGCCGcagcctcccccgccgccgagaGACAGAGACACAGACACAGACACAGGCACAGGCACGGGAACAGGCACAGGCACTGACGACACTACTGATAATACTATGGGCATCGTCGACGTCGTCGGGTCCTCGCCGCCGGGCGATGACATCCGGTGCTGCTGCGGGAGAGAAGACTGTGTGTATCTGAGACACAACTGCTCGGTGCTCCTGAGCGTCGAGCGGGATGTCCACGCGGCAGCCAAGATGGGGCAG ACGCTCCTCGCCCGCCACGAAGCGTACATGGCCTCTGCAGAGAGGGACAGAGCCGAGCTCAACGCCCGAATTGAACAGCTCGAAGCCGAAAACGCTGAACTCGAACGAAAAAACCGCGAGGTCAACCACGACAACCACAATCTACGAGACGAGTTGGACCACCTGAACGATACTGTCAAGGATGCAGACACAAAGATAGAATTTTTGGAAAGGACGCTACGAGATGCACAGCGCGAGGTGCGACGGCTCGAAAGCGCAGCGCAACGAGCGGCCAGTCTGGAGAGGCAGATTGAactgctggaggaggaacaggcCACGCTACAGGCCGCCGTCATCACCACGAAAGACGAGGCGCGGACGGCCATACACCGTTGGAAACAAGCTGAGAAGGGGCTCAGTGACTTGCAAGCACAGTTGGAACGAATGGAGAaagaggcgagggaggatcGAGAACGACATGTTGAAGTCATCAGCCGCATGGAAAGGCAGCGTCtcatggagaaggagctcaaCACAGCAGCTGGGAGACTCAAGGGCGCCGCCGCGGTAAGGTCAATGACTGATAGTAAGAACAGCGGCAACGTCGTGTCTCACTTTGTGCGCGACCTCTTGCAGGACAACGCCAACCTGCAGCTGGGAATGGCTGAACTCCGCGAGATGCTGGTCAACTCCAACGACGAGATTCAGATGCTGCGGGAGCAGCTGCTGTGTCACCAGCCAGCACCACTGCCAAACGATTTCGAGAGAGAACCCGAGACACCTGCGGAGGAAACGCCACAAGCCGGCACCTCGCCCCAGTCACTCCGGGCCGAGCTGGAGGGACACGAGCAGCCACCGCCTCGAGTCACGCAGCAATTACATATTCATCACCATTACCACGTCACCCACAAGCAGGAACTCAAGAGGATGAGAAAGAAGCGACAAGGGATATCATCTGGTACCTTCACTCCACCCAAGATGTATTCTGCCCCTTCATCACCCGTCACATCGTCCATAATATGGCATCGGGGTCCCGTGAATGGGAACCATGAGCCACCAACACCTTCAGAACATCATTGGTCTCGACAAGATGACGAGAACCCATCAGAGTTTGGACATTCGTCAGAGATCAGCTCCCCACGGTCGTCCAACAACCGCAATTCCGTATTTGACCGCATGGTGGACGTTTCTTACCCCACATCGCCCACGACAAGCCTGGatccaacatcaccagcatGGAAGACCGCGCATCGAAAGAGAACCTCGGAGTGGTCCATGTTTCCGATTGACGCATCCTCTACTTGGAACGGCCTGCCACCAACTAATCCACACCCGCTAACCAACTTTGTCCGTTGCGGCGAGCGCTCTCCCAGCACTCCGAGACGCGTCCAAGATGACGGGACACAGACCTACTCCGACGCCGGCAGCACAGACGCAGGGGATCTCATCTCGCCACACTCCAAACACTTTGATTCGCAAGTATTACAACGCCCGGGTGGCAGGTTACGCCGTGTGACATCGCAGGAATCCATCATGTCATTGTCCAACGGGATGGATATTCACACGCTGCAGGCGCGACCGAGTCAGCTGGCGTTGAAGCCCCTGGGTTTGAGCGCTGCGGGGACGAATCTCAGCGAGGTTATTGCTTCACCTACCCTGACGAGTGGGAGCAgtgatgggaagaggggaagcGTCTTTTTGATGGGTAACCTCGCGAATCAGGTGAGGCAACCTGCCAATCGGACCGTGTCGACGCCTACACGGTCGGGCAACGAACGATTGCATCCAGGGATCAGGAGGACGCCCTCTGCGTTGGGGCGGTTGGTTTCATGGAGGCCGTGGGGGGGGAACACTGCGCCTACGTCTCCTGTTGCgacgccaccaccaccgccgcctaCTTTGATTGCGACTTCTACGGCAATTCCGGCGTTTGGGCTTGCGGTGACGAGCCCAACGGTTTCGGTGTCTAGTGTGCCCAAGAGTCCCGAGGGGAGCGTGAGTTCTTCGGGGACTTTTAGGGGCACGGGGATCAACCAGAAGGGGGTGATTCCGGGGTTTAATGAGTATTGGGCTAAGCATCAGGTTTTGAGGCGGCCGACGAGCAAGGTTTGCTTGGAGGGGGACAGGTTGGgggctgtggaggaggggttgagggaggcgttggagccgatggtggaggagtga
- a CDS encoding hypothetical protein (EggNog:ENOG503PH84) codes for MGNKQSKQDSIQEASTTAMPPPPAPGHPYPPRTNSIPKLDTDFLLQPPDENSIRRPWLQLNNLIDSHVQTFYTNIADIDIIAPREKIQEVLLVSGIVESTKDVDNLTELLYVPGHRKLGLRICIARAVLASIDFQNGSPEMTSLDRQVVELMSRFKTLRPERSPEEEAAIAHWRMITAFFLAPDSKHSRADLAGEIPCVDVLVNFLGLFKRHSDIANPEWAEQGTSNADQDWKGSIRTIAVHAIGIGEKLFYHPSTWTFRWCSHRKEQQREASQIVLFPALVEDVLSNSSKRRHNTIQAADISPAFVFSPNGTVIPAPEQQLDRIPATASPSRSPSSTASRPASIGSGGGGGGGGSGGARCTPNQVISARSSRRSYFGEDSPQNHYVTVNGDTGYSTPIPPGSNVNIVVVPRRPSTSRTGSGTLVSPVMIYKRLKEMPYPKHSIPRQSILQHK; via the exons ATGGGGAATAAGCAGTCGAAGCAAGATTCAATTCAAGAGGCCAGCACTACTGCtatgccaccacctccagcgCCAGGGCATCCATATCCACCAAGGACAAACAGTATCCCCAAACTTGACACCGACTTCCTGCTACAACCGCCTGATGAAAATTCCATCAGACGCCCGTGGCTGCAGCTCAACAATCTCATCGATTCACATGTCCAAACGTTTTACACCAACATCGCCGACATCGACATCATTGCCCCTCGCGAAAAGATACAAGAAGTCCTGCTGGTTTCAGGAATCGTTGAGAGCACCAAGGACGTCGATAACCTTACAGAATTACTTTACGTTCCGGGGCACAGGAAGCTTGGGTTGCGAATATGTATTGCCCGGGCGGTGCTTGCGAGTATCGACTTTCAGAATGGCAGCCCTGAGATGACATCTCTCGACAGACAGGTTGTGGAGCTCATGAGCCGCTTCAAGACACTGCGGCCTGAACGAAgtccagaagaagaggctgctATCGCCCACTGGCGTATGATCACCGCCTTTTTCCTGGCCCCAGACTCGAAGCACTCAAGAGCGGATCTCGCCGGGGAGATTCCATGTGTGGACGTTCTCGTCAACTTCCTCGGGCTCTTCAAGCGACATTCGGATATTGCCAACCCGGAGTGGGCCGAACAAGGAACGAGCAACGCAGACCAAGATTGGAAGGGGAGCATCAGGACCATCGCCGTCCACGCCATCGGCATTGGAGAGAAACTATTctaccacccctccacctggACCTTTCGCTGGTGCTCGCATCGCAAGGAACAACAAAGAGAAGCCTCGCAGATAGTGCTATTCCCAGCTCTTGTTGAGGACGTGCTGTcaaacagcagcaagagaCGTCACAACACCATTCAGGCAGCCGACATCTCTCCTGCCTTTGTGTTCTCACCGAATGGCACCGTAATACCGGCACCAGAACAACAACTAGATCGAATACCGGCAACGGCGTCACCGAGCAGATCACCGAGCTCCACTGCCTCGAGGCCAGCCAGCATAGGAtccggcggcggtggcggcggcggaggaagTGGCGGAGCACGCTGCACTCCGAACCAAGTCATTTCCGCCAGATCATCACGAAGGAGCTACTTTGGAGAAGACAGCCCTCAGAACCATTATGTGACGGTGAATGGCGATACAGGATACTCGACACCAATACCACCGGGGTCAAATGTGAATATTGTCGTTGTCCCAAGACGGCCGTCAACCTCTCGCACCGGCAGCGGCACGCTGGTCTCCCCGGTGAT GATTTACAAGCGTCTCAAGGAGATGCCTTACCCAAAGCACTCAATTCCCCGACAGTCCATTCTCCAACACAAGTGA
- a CDS encoding hypothetical protein (COG:Q; EggNog:ENOG503NU8F), with protein sequence MPATNLLLNRTAIITGGTTGIGRAITLAFLAQGCNVAVNHLNLPSDTDHLTSLLSEASSLPGKIAHLPGDVRDPTTGPALVQFALETFHTSRLDICVSNAGVCTFTPFLDITRDLFDKTVRTNLDGAFYLVQAAARQMATQEPKGGSIIGISSISALVGGAEQAHYTPTKAGVLSLMQSAACALGKYNIRANAILPGTVRTQLNEEDLREGGDKLRYMEGRIPLGRVGEPGDVAGPAVFLACEELSGYVTGAQVLVDGGLFVNLQ encoded by the coding sequence ATGCccgccaccaacctcctcctcaacagaacggccatcatcaccggcggCACCACAGGCATAGGCCGCGCCATCACCCTCGCTTTCCTCGCCCAAGGCTGCAACGTCGCCGTgaaccacctcaacctcccctccgaCACCgaccacctcacctccctcctctccgaagcctcttccctccccgGGAAAATAGCCCACCTCCCCGGCGACGTCCGCGACCCAACCACCGGCCCCGCCCTCGTCCAGTTCGCCCTCGAGACCTTCCACACCTCTCGCCTCGACATCTGCGTCTCCAACGCAGGCGTCTGCACattcacccccttcctcgacaTAACCCGAGACCTCTTTGACAAGACCGTCCGGACCAACCTCGACGGAGCGTTTTATCTTGTCCAGGCGGCGGCGAGACAAATGGCGACTCAGGAGCCAAAGGGGGGGTCGATCATCGGGATATCGAGCATCTCTGCCTTGGTCGGGGGGGCAGAGCAAGCGCATTACACACCCACCAAGGCGGGGGTGTTGTCTCTGATGCAGAGTGCGGCGTGTGCGCTGGGGAAGTATAACATCAGGGCTAATGCCATATTGCCGGGGACGGTGAGGACGCAGTTGAATGAGGAggatttgagggaggggggagacaAGCTGAGGTAtatggaggggaggatcccgctggggagggttggagaGCCGGGAGACGTGGCGGGGCCGGCGGTTTTTTTGGCGTGTGAGGAGTTGAGTGGGTATGTGACTGGGGCACAAGtgctggtggatggggggttgtttgtgaATTTGCagtga
- a CDS encoding hypothetical protein (EggNog:ENOG503NYE0; COG:K), producing MMQPAVQASTRYNNNNNNNNNNNNGQNSHTQSSPSYSSHGGGHHHQDPADSDDGGQQSGEDDHDLDDQGEGVRLGKRKRPVSVSCELCKQRKVKCDRAQPSCGWCSRNGATCEYKERKKPGLRAGYGRELEQRLDKLEGMLRAHDKLLQALTSNSNTSPGSGNGSGTGAFGHHNAPSVRGSHTSQLSDRGTPREVREAGPPSIFARSETIRTPQAETALFLQRPTTSVDLGIQGPLSATSTMADPFQSLSNSIVSPRGQLPASGPGTGAQEYYTTAPTTSVAALQSPPAQAPPGSHMGTEQELPPYDLLYGLVDLYFKHINTWCPILHRTTTLDALFGPSILDETDKILLHAIVATTVRYSTDQRLTDGARQRYHSASKNRVILYGMENLSVKSLQALVILALDLCGSGNGPPGWNIMAIITRAVVQLGLAVESNSISVAPNYQSIYTLRAMILPEPRDFIEEESRRRLFWMVYLLDRYATIATAFDFALDDREVDRTLPCRDDLWIKNQKVDTRWLRLDDSRPTLTSGNSPEYEVDKPENLGAFSHYIEILSILSRIHKFLRKPVDISALSDVEQWQMRYKELDNMLAAWKFNLPGDYGNMAKLFQPSSAKAINCGWVMLHATFHTAVIRLHSSAAYPTTRSPIFTPSYSASQRCHSAAENIAALREFVVSNNLLNKLGPPFAFTLWVAARVLLVHGSTVEHKLDTSQIRLFVDTLGEMGRYWPVATRYCGLLTRVLEEHHDNARQGGSETPKIVKILADMRRTAFDLDFLISRQPRHVPRSKNGVPGSSGAAGGPGGGAPTGPGGGGGGGGGWPGRFGQAPPATNELEYLDVFDFFNVPRLPVAQAGMVSDSHGSGHGVSGGDGMGGGGIGHGGGAAVAGEFNITEFMVDANRDWLFQQGETKFLA from the exons ATGATGCAGCCGGCGGTCCAAGCTTCCACCAgatacaacaacaacaacaacaacaacaacaacaacaacaatggccAGAATTCCCACACCCAGTCATCGCCCTCCTACTCGTCGCATGGCGGCggacatcaccaccaggaCCCCGCAGACAGCGATGACGGAGGCCAGCAGAGTGGGGAAGACGACCATGACCTCGACGACCAGGGCGAGGGCGTGCGTCTGGGGAAGCGCAAGAGACCGGTATCTGTTTC GTGCGAGTTGTGCAAACAGCGCAAA GTGAAATGTGACCGCGCCCAGCCATCGTGCGGCTGGTGTAGCCGAAACGGAGCTACCTGCGAATACAAGGAGCGCAAGAAGCCGGGTCTACGCGCTGGCTACGGACGGGAATTGGAGCAGCGGCTGGACAAGCTGGAAGGAATGTTGAGGGCTCACGACAAGCTGCTGCAAGCTCTGACCTCCAACTCAAACACTAGTCCGGGAAGCGGCAATGGCAGCGGTACCGGTGCCTTTGGCCATCACAACGCTCCCAGCGTCAGGGGAAGTCACACCAGCCAGCTGAGCGATCGAGGCACGCCACGAGAGGTCCGTGAGGCCGGCCCGCCGTCGATATTCGCGCGGAGCGAGACCATCCGGACCCCCCAGGCCGAGACGGCCTTGTTCCTCCAAAGACCCACGACATCGGTTGACCTGGGGATACAGGGCCCTCTGTCAGCCACATCCACCATGGCGGACCCGTTTCAGAGTCTATCCAACAGCATCGTCTCGCCCCGCGGCCAGTTGCCAGCTTCCGGTCCAGGCACTGGAGCACAGGAGTACTACACTACCGCACCGACGACCTCGGTGGCCGCTCTacaatcaccaccagcccaggCGCCGCCAGGAAGCCACATGGGCACCGAACAGGAGCTACCGCCGTACGACCTGCTCTATGGCCTGGTGGACTTGTACTTTAAGCACATCAACACGTGGTGCCCTATCCTACACCGAACGACGACGTTGGATGCCCTCTTTGGGCCGTCAATCTTGGACGAGACCGACAAGATCCTGCTGCATGCCATTGTGGCCACCACCGTACGATACTCGACAGATCAACGGCTGACTGACGGAGCTCGCCAACGATACCATTCCGCGTCCAAGAACCGCGTGATTTTGTATGGCATGGAGAACCTCTCTGTCAAGTCGCTGCAGGCGTTGGTCATCCTGGCTCTGGATTTGTGCGGAAGCGGCAATGGCCCGCCCGGTTGGAACATCatggccatcatcacccgGGCCGTCGTCCAGCTAGGTCTGGCAGTGGAAAGCAACTCCATCTCGGTGGCACCCAACTACCAGTCCATCTACACGCTCCGGGCCATGATCCTCCCAGAACCCCGCGATTTTATTGAAGAAGAGTCCAGGCGGAGGTTATTCTGGATGGTGTACCTTCTCGACCGATACGCGACGATAGCCACCGCCTTTGACTTTGCGCTCGACGATCGAGAGGTTGACCGAACCCTCCCATGTCGAGATGACTTGTGGATCAAGAACCAAAAAGTCGACACCCGATGGCTGCGCCTGGACGACTCTCGACCAACCCTAACAAGTGGCAATTCGCCCGAGTACGAGGTCGACAAGCCGGAGAATCTGGGCGCCTTCAGCCATTACATCGAGATCCTCTCCATACTCTCCAGGATACACAAGTTCCTCCGCAAGCCCGTTGACATCAGCGCGCTGTCGGATGTCGAGCAGTGGCAGATGCGCTACAAGGAGCTGGACAACATGCTGGCTGCCTGGAAGTTCAATCTCCCGGGGGATTATGGCAACATGGCCAAGCTCTTCCAACCAAGCTCCGCCAAAGCCATCAATTGTGGCTGGGTGATGTTGCACGCAACTTTCCACACCGCCGTCATCCGCCTTcactcctccgccgcctaTCCCACCACCCGCTCCCCGATCTTCACCCCAAGTTACAGCGCCTCGCAGCGGTGTCACAGTGCGGCCGAGAACATCGCTGCCCTCCGCGAGTTTGTCGTCAGCAATAACCTGCTGAACAAGCTCGGGCCACCATTCGCGTTCACGCTGTGGGTGGCCGCCCGCGTCTTGCTTGTTCACGGGAGCACGGTGGAGCACAAACTGGATACCTCGCAGATACGGTTATTTGTCGACACgctgggggagatggggcgGTACTGGCCTGTCGCGACGCGGTACTGTGGGCTTCTTACCCGTGTGCTGGAGGAACATCACGACAATGCTCGCCAGGGAGGGAGCGAGACGCCGAAGATTGTCAAGATTCTGGCCGACATGCGGAGGACGGCGTTTGACCTCGACTTTTTGATCAGTCGGCAGCCGAGGCATGTTCCACGGAGCAAGAATGGTGTGCCGGGGTCgagtggtgctgctggtggtccTGGTGGGGGGGCACCTACCGGgccgggagggggtggtggtggtggtggtgggtggccGGGGAGGTTTGGGCAGGCGCCGCCGGCCACAAACGAGTTGGAGTATTTGGACGTGTTTGACTTTTTTAATGTGCCGAGGCTGCCGGTTGCGCAGGCTGGGATGGTGAGTGATTCGCATGGTAGTGGTCATGGTGTTTCggggggtgatgggatggggggaggagggatagGGCATGGTgggggggcggcggtggcgggggaGTTCAATATTACCGAATTCATGGTGGATGCTAATAGGGATTGGCTTTTTCAGCAGGGGGAGACCAAGTTTTTGGCTTGA
- a CDS encoding hypothetical protein (COG:M; EggNog:ENOG503NX4U), protein MASVKAFPTIKSIRSFVIGGVGSGGDYHNVKGGHWLIDSPISTPCSRWEKYRASRTSWGINVLGSFFVEIEASDGTVGFATGFGGPPACWLVHQHFERFLIGEDPRNTNHLFEQMYRASMFYGRKGLPVAVISVIDLALWDLLGKIRGEPVYKLIGGNTKDRIDFYCTGPDPPAAKKMGFWGAKVPLPYCPEEGHVGLKKNVEFLRKHRESVGPDFPLMVDCYMSLNVPYTIEIAKACEDLNINWWEECLSPDDTDGFEQIKRAHPTIKFTTGEHEYSRYGFRKLIEGRNLDIIQPDVMWLGGMTELLRVAAMASAYDIPVVPHASGPYSYHFVISQPNTPFQEYLANSPDGRSVLPVFGDLFVDEPIPTDGFLTAADLDKPGFGLTLNPVARAKLIPSTYLLAIPTNSLPPPVIEEKKEVNGVNGRHVEGELVGKAKA, encoded by the exons ATGGCGTCTGTAAAAGCGttccccaccatcaaaaGTATCCGATCATTCGTGATCGGCGGTGTGGGCTCAG GTGGCGATTACCACAATGTCAAAGGTGGTCATTG GCTCATAGACAGTCCAATTTCTACTCCATGCTCAAGATGGGAGAAGTACCGGGCATCACGGACGAGCTGGGGTATCAATGTTCTCGGCTCGTTCTTTGTCGAGATTGAGGCCAGCGATGGAACAGTTGGCTTTGCAACTGGCTTTGGTG GCCCTCCAGCGTGTTGGCTCGTCCATCAGCACTTTGAGCGCTTCCTGATCGGAGAAGACCCTCGCAACACAAACCACCTGTTTGAGCAAATGTACCGAGCGTCCATGTTCTACGGCAGAAAAGGTCTCCCCGTTGCCGTGATATCCGTCATCGACCTCGCCCTCTGGGACCTGCTCGGCAAGATCCGCGGCGAGCCCGTCTACAAGCTCATCGGCGGCAACACCAAAGACCGCATCGACTTTTACTGCACCGGTCCAGACCCCCCAGCCGCCAAAAAAATGGGCTTCTGGGGCGCCAAAGTGCCTCTCCCCTACTGCCCCGAAGAGGGCCACGTCGGCCTTAAGAAGAACGTCGAGTTCCTCCGCAAGCACCGCGAGTCAGTCGGCCCGGACTTTCCCCTGATGGTCGACTGCTACATGTCGCTAAACGTACCCTACACGATCGAGATTGCCAAGGCGTGCGAGGACCTAAACATCAACTGGTGGGAGGAGTGCCTCAGCCCCGACGACACGGACGGCTTCGAGCAAATCAAGCGCGCCCACCCGACCATCAAGTTCACCACGGGCGAGCACGAGTACTCGCGGTACGGGTTCCGCAAGCTGATCGAGGGGAGGAACCTGGACATCATCCAGCCAGACGTCATGTGGCTCGGCGGCATGACGGAGCTGCTCAGGGTGGCCGCCATGGCGTCGGCCTATGATATTCCCGTGGTCCCCCACGCGAGCGGGCCGTACAGCTACCACTTTGTCATCAGCCAGCCCAACACCCCTTTTCAGGAGTACCTGGCCAACTCGCCCGACGGGAGGAGCGTGCTGCCCGTGTTTGGCGATTTGTTTGTGGACGAGCCGATCCCCACCGACGGTTTCTTGACGGCGGCTGATCTGGACAAGCCGGGGTTCGGGCTGACGCTGAACCCGGTTGCGAGGGCGAAGCTGATTCCGAGTACTTATCTGCTGGCTATTCCTACCAATTCGCTACCCCCACCGGTgattgaggagaagaaggaggttaATGGTGTCAATGGACGCCAcgtggagggggagttggttgGGAAGGCCAAGGCTTGA
- a CDS encoding hypothetical protein (EggNog:ENOG503NZYI; COG:O): MAPRPDEADLTVGIDFGMTCTGVAVAKKHQESPRMIQQWPLPDQKSGTHNKVPSTLLYDHKHDVPTAWGFTCNNHEKTVEWFKRYLDEKYLKIMIRRARENGEEPEFETIEQVRKYYRDYMERLYKHISRNLQKNEEWRHKKVEFVFSLPATFQSLEISDALMKEIKKAGFGTGGKNHSVSWGLSEPQAAAVYTAKDGDITLRTGDVILTCDAGGGTTDFALLEQCGTAEIAELRERAIVQGINIGSTNIDLAFAKMVHGRLALARADTNAGRSHLVFHKNAEDTMMHSEEFQTWKHEFGNFSEAQFRTPRITVPIRSGGASSTSARITDGKMNFSYSDFQGLFDPEVEGIINAIRQMLEHGVKAGVPRPVSP, encoded by the exons ATGGCTCCAAGACCAGATGAAGCCGACTTGACGGTTGGCATCGACTTTGGCATGACATGCACAG GCGTGGCTGTCGCCAAAAAGCACCAAGAGAGCCCCCGCATGATCCAACAATGGCCACTACCAGACCAAAAGTCCGGAACACACAACAAAGTACCGTCAACTCTGCTCTACGACCACAAGCATGATGTACCAACAGCATGGGGCTTCACCTGCAACAACCACGAAAAGACTGTGGAGTGGTTCAAGCGATATCTTGATGAGAAGTATCTCAAGATCATGATCCGACGAGCCCGAGAAAATGGCGAGGAGCCCGAGTTCGAAACCATTGAACAAGTCCGGAAGTATTACCGAGATTACATGGAGCGCCTCTACAAACACATCAGCAGAAACCTCCAAAAGAACGAGGAGTGGAGGCACAAGAAGGTCGAGTTCGTCTTCAGTCTTCCGGCCACCTTTCAATCCCTCGAAATCAGCGATGCTCTCATGAAAGAAATCAAAAAGGCCGGCTTCGGAACTGGAGGAAAGAATCACAGCGTCTCATGGGGTTTGTCAGAACCTCAGGCCGCGGCAGTGTACACCGCCAAGGACGGGGACATCACCCTTCGGACTGGGGACGTCATCTTGACCTGTGATGCAGGCGGTGGTACCACTGATTTTGCCTTGCTTGAGCAGTGCGGCACTGCCGAGATTGCCGAGCTTAGAGAGCGCGCCATTGTGCAGGGTATCAACATTGGCTCAACGAACATCGATTTAGCGTTCGCAAAGATGGTCCATGGCCGGTTGGCGCTGGCAAGGGCAGACACCAATGCTGGCCGCTCTCACCTTGTCTTTCACAAGAATGCTGAGGACACAATGATGCATAGCGAAGAATTTCAGACATGGAAACATGAATTTGGCAACTTTTCAGAAGCTCAATTTCGAACGCCGAGAATAACAGTGCCCATCAGATCAGGGGGGGCCTCGAGCACCTCGGCGAGGATCACAGATGGCAAGATGAACTTCTCTTA TTCCGACTTCCAAGGTCTATTTGATCCTGAAGTGGAGGGCATCATCAACGCCATACGTCAGATGTTGGAGCATGGTGTCAAGGCTGGTGTCCCACGCCCGGTGAGTCCCTGA